One genomic region from Marinobacter szutsaonensis encodes:
- a CDS encoding SIMPL domain-containing protein (The SIMPL domain is named for its presence in mouse protein SIMPL (signalling molecule that associates with mouse pelle-like kinase). Bacterial member BP26, from Brucella, was shown to assemble into a channel-like structure, while YggE from E. coli has been associated with resistance to oxidative stress.) translates to MNGRNRFLLPLIPLAMAPALALAGELTLTGEGSVRYEPDSARLQFTASAEDPLANKASEQVRQQMETWREGIEAWRDKLADYSDARLNLYTRTIPPAERGGQATQQAVASQTVSFSISDLTLLNPLLEQAQTLGMEYNLGPQQFYHSGEQQLEREALAAAIADARSRCEFVAAELQQSCGEVVTMNINSGYRPVPMMMAESRAAKDVVTSVGIREITASVSATFTLE, encoded by the coding sequence ATGAACGGACGGAACCGCTTTCTGCTCCCTCTCATCCCCCTGGCCATGGCGCCTGCCCTGGCACTGGCCGGCGAGCTGACCCTTACCGGAGAGGGTTCGGTTCGCTATGAACCGGACAGCGCCCGCCTGCAATTCACCGCCAGCGCCGAGGATCCGCTCGCCAACAAGGCCAGCGAACAGGTCCGGCAACAGATGGAGACATGGCGGGAAGGCATCGAGGCCTGGAGGGACAAGCTCGCTGACTACAGCGATGCCCGGCTCAATCTCTATACCCGGACAATCCCGCCGGCAGAGCGTGGTGGCCAGGCGACCCAGCAGGCCGTCGCCTCCCAGACCGTGAGCTTCAGCATCAGCGACCTGACGCTGCTCAACCCGCTGCTGGAGCAGGCCCAGACACTGGGCATGGAGTACAACCTGGGGCCGCAGCAGTTCTACCATTCCGGTGAGCAGCAACTGGAACGGGAAGCCCTGGCGGCCGCCATCGCTGATGCCCGCTCCCGATGCGAGTTTGTTGCTGCTGAACTGCAACAGTCCTGTGGCGAGGTGGTCACCATGAACATCAACAGCGGTTACCGGCCGGTGCCGATGATGATGGCCGAGTCCAGAGCCGCCAAGGATGTGGTGACCAGCGTTGGCATCCGCGAGATTACCGCTTCGGTTTCCGCCACCTTCACCCTCGAATGA